In Lachnospiraceae bacterium, the DNA window GTTGATGCCTCAACCTTGTTTTTTGCCTGAACAAAAAATATTTTATTTCCAGCATATTCATACTGCAGTTTCCCATACCCATTTCCCAACATTACATCTTGTAAATACATTTTTTCCGGTATATACCCTAATCTCAGCGTCTTCACTCCCAATTCTTCAGATATTTTCTCATATGCCTCTTCCTCATCACGCACAGTGATAACCTTCGAATCATTATTATAAACGATTCCCTGCTTCACCATTCTCCCATCCCGATAAAAATAAGATTTCGTTCCCATTGCTACAAAACATCCGCCAACTGTCAGCACCGCTGCTGCTACACCAACTGCAAATATCTTATTTATGCAGCGTCTGCGGGGTTTTACGGTTGGACTAGGATCTGGGATCAGTTCCCGTTCTGCCTGGATCCTAGTCCAGATGCGGTCAAATTCATCAGCTGGAGGCGGATTTAAGGGCAGACTGCTGGTGTCTTTCTCTGCCTGTTCAAAACTTCTTAAAATTTCCTTCATTTCTAAGTCCAGTTTTCCTGCTTTTCCCACTTTACACCTCAATTGCCAGATACCCTAAAGTTCCCTCTCGGTTTAGGGTTGACTTTTCACAGTTAATGCTTACTATATTAGTAGACGTTTTTCCTTCAGGAGGTTTTTATGAAAAAAATCATTTTAACCGGCGGCGGTACTGCCGGTCATGTTACTCCCAATCTTGCACTTCTCCCTTCTTTAAAGAAGGCAGGTTATGAAATCCGTTATATCGGTTCTTATCAGGGTATTGAACGCAAGCTGATCGAAGGAGCCGGTATTCCTTATGACGGCATCTCTTCCGGTAAACTGCGCCGATACTTTGATCTGAAGAATTTTTCTGATCCGTTCCGTGTTGCAAAGGGCTATTTTGAGGCACTTCACCTTATGAAGCATTATAAACCAGATGTTGTATTCTCCAAGGGCGGTTTCGTTGCTGTACCAGTTGTACTGGCTGCAAAACATTATAAGATCCCTGTTATCATCCATGAATCAGATATGACTCCTGGTCTTGCAAACAAGATCTGCATTCCATCTGCCGCTAAGGTATGCTGCAACTTCCCGGAGACTCTTAAATATCTCCCTAAAGACAAGGCTGTCCTCACAGGTTCTCCGATCCGTGCAGAGCTTTTAGAAGGAGACCGCAGTGCTGGTCTGTCCTACGCTCATTTAGACGAAAACAGGCCTGTCCTTCTGATCATCGGCGGAAGCCTTGGATCTGTGGCTGTAAATACTGCAGTGCGAAAGATCCTTCCACAGCTTTTAAACACATTCCAGGTAATACATATCTGCGGAAAAGGCAATCTGGATGAAAGCCTGATCAGTACCGAAGGATATGTACAGTATGAATACGTAGATGCACCTTTAAAGCATCTGTTTGCAGCTGCTGATGTGGTCATTTCCCGTGCCGGAGCTAACTCCATCTGCGAACTCCTGGCTCTTCGCAAACCGAATCTTCTGATCCCGCTTTCTGCTGCTGCCAGCCGCGGAGACCAGATCTTAAATGCAGATTCTTTTGCACGTCAGGGCTTCAGCAAAGTCTTAAAGGAAGAAGACCTTTCCGATGAAACTTTAAGCACTGCTGTTTTTGATCTTTATAAAAACAGGGAAGCTTATATAAACACTATGGAAAAAAGCAGTCTCAGCAATGCGGTAGAAACCATTACCGGTCTGATCGAATCCTGCGTTTCCCATTCTTAAACCAGCTTCATCACTGGTCATGTACTCCATGACCAGTAACAAAATTTCTTTTTTAATATGAGGACTTGTCCAATCTTATGGCCAGTCTTCCCGTTTCAAAAGAGATTCTATGTACTTTCTGATACGGCTGACCCGTGAATAACAGGCTTTTTCTGAAATAGAAAGCTGATCACATACTTCACTGGTCGGCCGTCCTTCTATTAATTTCAACTCGGCAACCTTCTGCCATTTTTCCGGCATCCGGTCTACCTCATCCAAAATCGCTTTACACCGCTCTTTTCCAGAGAAAATATCTACCAGCCCGGGCTGGCCTGCCTGCATTCTGTATTCTTCTGCAGCAAATTCTTCTCCTTCCAGATTTTCACAGATCCGTCTCTTTTTCTGTCTGTGATAATCCATACAGCGGTTTTTCAGGATTTTGCCAAGCAAGAGCTTCTTTCCCATTTCCGGCTGGTCCAGGGAATAATCATATCTTGCATAGGAAACAAA includes these proteins:
- a CDS encoding DUF4367 domain-containing protein yields the protein MGKAGKLDLEMKEILRSFEQAEKDTSSLPLNPPPADEFDRIWTRIQAERELIPDPSPTVKPRRRCINKIFAVGVAAAVLTVGGCFVAMGTKSYFYRDGRMVKQGIVYNNDSKVITVRDEEEAYEKISEELGVKTLRLGYIPEKMYLQDVMLGNGYGKLQYEYAGNKIFFVQAKNKVEASTVHSSDAKEIYNIWNPGLRIDIEVCQEKGKTELQMKEAQFAYNGVYYHLLGKMSQEEFDEMVRKIHF
- a CDS encoding undecaprenyldiphospho-muramoylpentapeptide beta-N-acetylglucosaminyltransferase, whose protein sequence is MKKIILTGGGTAGHVTPNLALLPSLKKAGYEIRYIGSYQGIERKLIEGAGIPYDGISSGKLRRYFDLKNFSDPFRVAKGYFEALHLMKHYKPDVVFSKGGFVAVPVVLAAKHYKIPVIIHESDMTPGLANKICIPSAAKVCCNFPETLKYLPKDKAVLTGSPIRAELLEGDRSAGLSYAHLDENRPVLLIIGGSLGSVAVNTAVRKILPQLLNTFQVIHICGKGNLDESLISTEGYVQYEYVDAPLKHLFAAADVVISRAGANSICELLALRKPNLLIPLSAAASRGDQILNADSFARQGFSKVLKEEDLSDETLSTAVFDLYKNREAYINTMEKSSLSNAVETITGLIESCVSHS
- a CDS encoding sigma-70 family RNA polymerase sigma factor; the encoded protein is MIKRMDEEAKARFEEMYLTYQDTLRRLAYAYDIPVDDIDDIIQDTFVSYARYDYSLDQPEMGKKLLLGKILKNRCMDYHRQKKRRICENLEGEEFAAEEYRMQAGQPGLVDIFSGKERCKAILDEVDRMPEKWQKVAELKLIEGRPTSEVCDQLSISEKACYSRVSRIRKYIESLLKREDWP